A DNA window from Schistocerca americana isolate TAMUIC-IGC-003095 chromosome 4, iqSchAmer2.1, whole genome shotgun sequence contains the following coding sequences:
- the LOC124613788 gene encoding uncharacterized PE-PGRS family protein PE_PGRS54-like, protein MFGMGAACLGWGQLVWDGGSVFGMGAACLGWGQRVWDGGSVFGMGASCLGWEQRVWDGGSVFGMGAACLGWGQPVWDGGCVFGMGAACLGWGQRVWDGGNVFGMGAACLGWGSACLGWGQRVCDGSSVFAMGAACLGWGQRVWDGGIVFGMGASCLGWGHRVWDGGIVFGMGASCLGWGHRVWDGGIVFGMGAACLGWGQRVWDGGSVFGMGASCLGWGHRVWDGGIVFGMGASCLGWGQRVWDGGSVFGMGAACLGWGQRVWDGGSVFGMGAACLGWGHRVWDGGIVFGMGASCLGWGQRVWDEGSVFGMGAACLGWGQRVWDGGSVFGMGAACLGWGQGVWDGGIVFGMVASCLGWGHRVWDGGIVFGMGASCLGWGHRVWDGGSVFGMKAACLGWGQRVWDGGSVFGMGAACLGWGQRVWDGGSVFGMGAACLGWWHRVWDGGIVFGMVASCLGWWHRVWDGGIVFGMVASWLGWWHRVWDGGSVFGMGAACLGWGAACLGWGAACLGWGAACLGWGAVCLGWGAACLGWGQRVCDGGSVFGMGSSVFGMGSSVFGMGSSVFGMGAACLGWEQRVGVGGSVFGMGAACLGWGQRVWDGGIVSGMVASCLGWWHRVWDGGIVFGMGAACLGWGAACLGWGQRVCDGGSVFGWGAACLGWGAACLGWGQRVWDGSSVLELGGGRRHVQGSG, encoded by the coding sequence ATGTTTGGGATGGGGGCAGCGTGTTTGGGATGGGGGCAGCTTGTTTGGGATGGGGGCAGCGTGTTTGGGATGGGGGCAGCGTGTTTGGGATGGGGGCAGCGTGTTTGGGATGGGGGCAGCGTGTTTGGGATGGGGGCATCGTGTTTGGGATGGGAGCAGCGTGTTTGGGATGGGGGCAGCGTGTTTGGGATGGGGGCAGCGTGTTTGGGATGGGGGCAGCCTGTTTGGGATGGGGGCTGCGTGTTTGGGATGGGGGCAGCGTGTTTGGGATGGGGGCAGCGTGTTTGGGATGGGGGCAACGTGTTTGGGATGGGGGCAGCGTGTTTGGGATGGGGATCAGCGTGTTTGGGATGGGGGCAGCGTGTTTGCGATGGCAGCAGCGTGTTTGCGATGGGGGCAGCGTGTTTGGGATGGGGGCAGCGTGTTTGGGATGGGGGCATCGTGTTTGGGATGGGGGCATCGTGTTTGGGATGGGGGCATCGTGTTTGGGATGGGGGCATCGTGTTTGGGATGGGGGCATCGTGTTTGGGATGGGGGCATCGTGTTTGGGATGGGGGCATCGTGTTTGGGATGGGGGCAGCGTGTTTGGGATGGGGGCAGCGTGTTTGGGATGGGGGCAGCGTGTTTGGGATGGGGGCATCGTGTTTGGGATGGGGGCATCGTGTTTGGGATGGGGGCATCGTGTTTGGGATGGGGGCATCGTGTTTGGGATGGGGGCAGCGTGTTTGGGATGGGGGCAGCGTGTTTGGGATGGGGGCAGCGTGTTTGGGATGGGGGCAGCGTGTTTGGGATGGGGGCAGCGTGTTTGGGATGGGGGCAGCGTGTTTGGGATGGGGGCATCGTGTTTGGGATGGGGGCATCGTGTTTGGGATGGGGGCATCGTGTTTGGGATGGGGGCAGCGTGTTTGGGATGAGGGCAGCGTGTTTGGGATGGGGGCAGCGTGTTTGGGATGGGGGCAGCGTGTTTGGGATGGGGGCAGCGTGTTTGGGATGGGGGCAGCGTGTTTGGGATGGGGGCAGGGTGTTTGGGATGGTGGCATCGTGTTTGGGATGGTGGCATCGTGTTTGGGATGGGGGCATCGTGTTTGGGATGGGGGCATCGTGTTTGGGATGGGGGCATCGTGTTTGGGATGGGGGCATCGTGTTTGGGATGGGGGCAGCGTGTTTGGGATGAAGGCAGCGTGTTTGGGATGGGGGCAGCGTGTTTGGGATGGGGGCAGCGTGTTTGGGATGGGGGCAGCGTGTTTGGGATGGGGGCAGCGTGTTTGGGATGGGGGCAGCGTGTTTGGGATGGGGGCAGCGTGTTTGGGATGGTGGCATCGTGTTTGGGATGGTGGCATCGTGTTTGGGATGGTGGCATCGTGTTTGGGATGGTGGCATCGTGTTTGGGATGGTGGCATCGTGTTTGGGATGGTGGCATCGTGGTTGGGATGGTGGCATCGTGTTTGGGATGGGGGCAGCGTGTTTGGGATGGGGGCAGCGTGTTTGGGATGGGGAGCAGCGTGTTTGGGATGGGGAGCAGCGTGTTTGGGATGGGGAGCAGCGTGTTTGGGATGGGGAGCAGTGTGTTTGGGATGGGGAGCAGCGTGTTTGGGATGGGGGCAGCGTGTTTGCGATGGCGGCAGCGTGTTTGGGATGGGGAGCAGCGTGTTTGGGATGGGGAGCAGCGTGTTTGGGATGGGGAGCAGCGTGTTTGGGATGGGGGCAGCGTGTTTGGGATGGGAGCAGCGTGTTGGGGTTGGGGGCAGCGTGTTTGGGATGGGGGCAGCGTGTTTGGGATGGGGGCAGCGTGTTTGGGATGGTGGCATCGTGTCTGGGATGGTGGCATCGTGTTTGGGATGGTGGCATCGTGTTTGGGATGGTGGCATCGTGTTTGGGATGGGGGCAGCGTGTTTGGGATGGGGAGCAGCGTGTTTGGGATGGGGGCAGCGTGTTTGCGATGGCGGCAGTGTGTTTGGATGGGGAGCAGCGTGTTTGGGATGGGGAGCAGCATGTTTGGGATGGGGGCAGCGTGTTTGGGATGGGAGCAGCGTGTtggagttggggggggggaggcgacATGTTCAGGGGAGCGGGTGA